From the Limosilactobacillus panis genome, one window contains:
- a CDS encoding MFS transporter — protein sequence MINRDNQVGIKRFWSFIVLYLGYMLLFADRTVMNISLAYIGKDFHVGAAALGATASAFFLGYTLMQIPGGYLTDLLGSKRMVIIALIAWSAMTMVTGLAWSLAALIAIRFLFGIAEGPYPSAALKQISENYDKKVKSQATSALISSNYAGAAVAPLIIVPIIANSSWRQAFIWLGIGGIVITLVYYLLERPLKSIRKEVAARPQIKWQNIDYRVWVFVIIGLALNVITKGLEAWMPVYFLREQGINLKSLAWLVPLPVISGGIAAFSAGFIMVHLFKHRERWLIIIASFLTLVFMFGLFKSSSLVWIVIFEVLIYFVKSLAFTGIFSFTAQILSEKSYGSSIGIVNFGGQLGGFIGPLLIGGIVQMTSSYSAAFLGLVFSAVLAVLACLFIRRA from the coding sequence ATGATTAATCGTGACAATCAAGTAGGGATAAAACGTTTCTGGTCGTTTATTGTTCTGTACTTGGGCTACATGCTTTTATTTGCGGACCGGACGGTAATGAACATTTCGCTTGCCTATATTGGAAAAGACTTCCACGTCGGTGCTGCCGCTCTTGGTGCGACCGCCAGTGCCTTCTTTTTAGGCTACACTTTGATGCAAATTCCGGGTGGCTACCTAACGGACTTATTGGGAAGCAAGCGCATGGTCATTATTGCCCTAATTGCCTGGTCAGCGATGACGATGGTGACAGGACTTGCCTGGTCACTGGCGGCATTGATTGCTATTCGTTTCCTGTTTGGAATTGCGGAGGGACCTTACCCATCGGCCGCGTTAAAGCAAATTTCTGAAAATTACGATAAGAAGGTGAAGTCGCAGGCAACATCGGCCTTGATTTCGTCAAATTATGCGGGAGCAGCAGTCGCGCCGTTGATTATCGTCCCAATTATTGCTAACAGCAGCTGGCGGCAGGCCTTTATTTGGCTAGGAATCGGGGGAATTGTAATTACCTTGGTATATTACCTGTTAGAACGGCCTCTCAAGAGCATCCGCAAAGAAGTCGCGGCGCGCCCGCAAATTAAGTGGCAGAATATTGATTATCGCGTGTGGGTATTCGTAATTATCGGCTTAGCCTTAAATGTTATTACGAAGGGGTTGGAAGCCTGGATGCCCGTTTACTTCTTACGTGAGCAGGGGATTAACTTAAAGAGCCTGGCCTGGCTCGTTCCGCTGCCAGTTATCTCTGGTGGAATTGCGGCCTTTAGTGCCGGTTTTATCATGGTTCACTTATTCAAGCATCGTGAACGGTGGTTAATAATCATTGCTTCTTTCCTTACATTGGTCTTTATGTTTGGCCTGTTTAAATCATCTTCACTAGTTTGGATCGTTATCTTTGAGGTCCTTATTTACTTTGTAAAATCCCTCGCCTTTACCGGAATTTTCAGTTTCACGGCGCAAATCTTATCGGAAAAGAGCTATGGATCATCGATTGGAATTGTGAACTTCGGTGGCCAGCTTGGCGGTTTTATTGGCCCACTACTAATTGGGGGAATTGTGCAGATGACTTCCTCATATTCAGCCGCCTTCTTAGGGCTAGTGTTCAGTGCGGTCCTGGCAGTGCTCGCCTGCTTATTCATTCGCAGAGCATAG
- a CDS encoding TerB N-terminal domain-containing protein, with amino-acid sequence MDYQSLTKLISNKYGLRFTALPTNGSAKQGLSLKPGLAPFIVLDPAKPVRIDAQCFSFADAIRDLPGFGPAFFHRNEQWVGFTLEKVSDQASENIIDYSFKAAVNAGKEVVHQQQYVVLPENDAEGKYQAQSIPQPTKRRSQPAKPAVPKKIEEALVAYDYSLLPGLRRDKNFYDQGQILADYQDDFDQPVPLKRYFPTYHMLSVDQLRTYFTWRTKLRQGTFTPVSTSYAYIYIYELLNNIGVASPMAGFKQLTEFRNEYAGHFDGKMGDYLDRWLRDYVLYYRLDHALANKAFAAEIAADRDYHVLLHPDEYDATDLVAVFKRHATYLDHSRLYQKSADHFTALLKVIWQEILNLPDKEGQKYFDHHVASQQLTTNYFFGNAVFYFHPQQQMAEYPLDSVRRYRFKGRQYYCLSMRAQPNEKQNLNALLHEVDRLVRLRFNLGRPLKARWLPAVILNAIDQGIRTYQRQLKEAQRPKAHIDLGGINQIRQDAAVTQESLLTDEERQAIKEDREELVAAQKTTPAPAPSQPQPTAPAAEPVSMNLDADQAFLLRALLMGEPWKDYLKKHHLMVSIVADQINEALFDEIGDDVIEFNQDDQPAIIEDYRTDLEKMFSDKE; translated from the coding sequence ATGGATTACCAGTCACTGACCAAACTAATCAGTAACAAGTATGGTTTGCGGTTCACCGCGCTGCCGACTAACGGTAGTGCTAAACAGGGCCTTTCACTAAAACCCGGTTTGGCGCCCTTCATCGTCCTCGACCCGGCTAAACCGGTCCGTATCGACGCTCAGTGCTTTAGCTTTGCTGATGCGATTCGTGACCTTCCTGGATTTGGCCCTGCCTTCTTTCACCGTAATGAACAATGGGTTGGTTTTACCCTGGAAAAGGTGAGCGACCAGGCCAGTGAAAACATTATTGACTACTCCTTTAAAGCAGCAGTGAATGCTGGTAAAGAAGTCGTGCACCAGCAACAGTACGTGGTCTTACCGGAAAATGACGCCGAGGGAAAGTACCAGGCCCAGTCGATTCCGCAACCAACCAAGCGCCGTTCCCAGCCCGCTAAACCGGCCGTTCCCAAGAAAATTGAGGAGGCCCTGGTGGCCTATGATTACAGCCTCTTGCCAGGATTGCGACGGGACAAGAACTTCTATGACCAGGGGCAAATCCTCGCCGACTACCAGGACGATTTTGATCAGCCGGTACCCTTAAAACGCTACTTTCCGACCTACCACATGTTAAGTGTCGACCAGCTGCGGACGTACTTTACCTGGCGGACCAAGCTTCGGCAGGGAACCTTTACCCCGGTTTCGACCTCGTACGCTTATATTTACATCTACGAGCTCCTCAACAACATTGGTGTGGCTTCCCCAATGGCGGGCTTTAAGCAGTTGACCGAATTCCGGAATGAATACGCTGGCCATTTTGACGGTAAAATGGGGGATTACTTAGACCGCTGGCTGCGCGACTACGTTCTTTACTACCGACTTGACCATGCGCTAGCAAACAAGGCCTTTGCGGCTGAGATTGCGGCGGACCGTGACTACCATGTTTTGCTCCACCCGGATGAGTACGATGCAACGGACCTGGTTGCCGTCTTCAAGCGGCACGCGACCTACCTGGACCACAGTCGGTTATACCAAAAATCAGCCGACCACTTTACGGCCCTGTTAAAGGTGATCTGGCAGGAGATTCTCAATTTACCAGACAAGGAGGGGCAAAAGTACTTTGACCACCACGTTGCCAGTCAGCAGCTGACGACCAACTACTTCTTTGGCAACGCAGTTTTTTACTTCCACCCCCAGCAGCAGATGGCAGAGTACCCGCTTGATTCGGTCCGGCGTTACCGCTTTAAGGGTCGCCAATACTACTGCCTTTCCATGCGGGCCCAACCGAATGAGAAGCAAAACCTCAACGCCTTACTTCACGAGGTCGATCGGCTCGTCCGGCTACGGTTTAACCTTGGTCGCCCTCTGAAGGCCCGCTGGCTGCCGGCCGTAATTCTAAATGCCATTGACCAGGGAATTCGTACCTATCAACGCCAGCTCAAAGAAGCTCAGCGGCCCAAGGCCCACATCGACCTGGGCGGGATTAACCAGATTCGTCAGGATGCGGCGGTCACCCAGGAGAGCCTGCTGACCGATGAGGAACGGCAAGCGATTAAAGAGGACCGGGAAGAATTAGTGGCAGCGCAGAAAACGACGCCGGCACCGGCTCCTTCCCAGCCACAACCGACAGCTCCAGCTGCGGAGCCAGTTTCGATGAACCTTGACGCTGACCAGGCCTTCTTATTACGGGCTCTCTTGATGGGGGAACCATGGAAGGACTACTTGAAAAAACACCACCTGATGGTCTCAATCGTTGCCGACCAGATTAACGAAGCCCTTTTTGACGAAATTGGTGATGACGTGATTGAATTTAACCAGGACGACCAACCAGCAATTATTGAAGACTACCGGACGGACCTGGAAAAAATGTTTTCAGATAAGGAGTGA
- a CDS encoding o-succinylbenzoate--CoA ligase — protein METQNWLLKQASTQPDKVAVTDGTSTLTFRQVKDQVEQIAGKLKQLHPGPRVGMLADNSIESYKIALAILCSGRTIVWLNWRLADEELQRQISDSSLAVCLVADSLWQSTMDERFVSYQGLSNSTARRTALIPSFDYDRVASIMYTSGTTGAPKGVLQTFGNHFYSAVSSALNLDLTSDDEWLCVAPIFHISGFSIIMRGLIYGMTVRIVDKFRALKVENILVNEPVTIMSVVPFMLKKLLARLTESHRHYNHAFRCMLLGGGTVDRPTLVKCQKLSIPVVQCYGMTETCSQIVALRAQDILKKLGSVGQPLFTTQLKLSKSGEVLLKTPALTPGYLNLPEKLPAKMVNGWYQTGDIGHLDSDGYLYIDGRRDEMLISGGENIFPEEVEQVYQQYPGIDAIAVVGKTNPEWGQVPVAFVVSQRQLDPQKLIHFGYQHLAHYKVPHQYIKVSSLPTNASGKVQRFLLRQQLS, from the coding sequence ATGGAAACACAAAATTGGTTGTTAAAACAAGCAAGTACCCAACCTGATAAGGTCGCCGTTACTGACGGGACCAGTACCCTGACCTTTCGCCAGGTAAAGGACCAGGTGGAACAGATTGCAGGGAAATTAAAACAGCTGCACCCTGGTCCACGGGTGGGCATGCTTGCCGACAATAGTATTGAAAGTTACAAAATTGCCCTTGCCATCTTATGTAGTGGACGGACAATTGTCTGGCTTAACTGGCGGCTTGCTGATGAGGAGCTTCAGCGGCAGATCAGCGACAGTAGCCTTGCCGTCTGCCTGGTGGCTGATTCTTTGTGGCAGTCAACAATGGACGAACGCTTCGTGAGCTATCAAGGTTTGTCTAATTCAACAGCAAGGCGGACCGCACTGATTCCATCCTTTGACTATGACCGGGTTGCTAGTATTATGTATACTTCCGGAACGACGGGGGCACCTAAGGGCGTCTTACAGACCTTTGGCAACCACTTTTACTCCGCTGTTTCATCGGCTCTTAACCTAGACCTAACAAGCGACGACGAATGGCTTTGTGTGGCCCCTATTTTCCATATTAGTGGTTTCTCAATCATTATGCGGGGCCTAATTTACGGAATGACCGTTCGCATCGTTGATAAATTTCGGGCCCTTAAAGTTGAAAACATCTTAGTGAATGAGCCAGTTACAATAATGTCGGTTGTTCCTTTCATGTTGAAAAAGCTATTGGCGCGCTTAACAGAAAGCCACCGTCACTATAACCATGCTTTTCGTTGTATGCTACTGGGCGGGGGGACGGTTGATCGACCGACGCTTGTTAAGTGTCAGAAACTATCGATCCCGGTCGTTCAGTGTTACGGAATGACGGAAACCTGTTCACAAATAGTTGCCCTGCGCGCGCAAGACATCCTAAAAAAGCTGGGATCCGTTGGGCAGCCGCTCTTTACGACTCAGTTAAAGCTGAGTAAAAGTGGGGAAGTCCTTTTGAAAACGCCGGCCTTAACCCCCGGTTATCTTAACCTACCAGAAAAGTTGCCTGCTAAGATGGTGAATGGCTGGTACCAAACCGGAGATATTGGCCACCTTGATAGTGATGGTTACCTCTACATTGATGGTCGTCGGGACGAAATGTTAATCTCTGGCGGCGAGAATATCTTTCCTGAAGAAGTTGAACAAGTCTATCAACAGTACCCAGGAATTGACGCAATTGCAGTGGTCGGGAAAACTAATCCTGAATGGGGACAAGTGCCAGTGGCCTTTGTGGTCAGTCAACGGCAGTTAGATCCCCAGAAGCTAATTCACTTCGGTTACCAGCACTTGGCACATTACAAGGTTCCTCATCAATATATTAAGGTTTCCTCATTACCAACGAATGCTAGCGGTAAGGTGCAACGTTTCTTATTACGACAACAGTTATCATAA
- a CDS encoding TetR/AcrR family transcriptional regulator: MTEDLRVMRTKRSIKVAFAKLVNEKGFANVTVKEIAERAIINRQTFYNYYQDKYDLTEQLNDEYLAVFKRIIAKRLVNIQPENHRLPLLSDLYQSDEFSVLWDSREILLALLSIQYDQKSFSARLQKLFIKMIQKELPVELSDIDITIIGSFYIDMVTFIVKNNVKLTDQELANLRKALTLLIQ, translated from the coding sequence ATGACTGAAGATTTACGAGTGATGAGGACCAAACGGTCAATTAAGGTTGCCTTTGCTAAGTTGGTTAATGAAAAGGGCTTTGCTAACGTTACTGTCAAGGAAATTGCGGAACGGGCGATTATTAACCGGCAGACATTCTATAACTATTATCAGGATAAGTATGATTTGACCGAGCAACTTAATGATGAATACCTGGCCGTATTTAAGCGAATTATTGCAAAACGGCTAGTAAATATCCAGCCCGAAAATCATCGGCTACCACTGCTGAGTGATTTGTACCAAAGTGACGAGTTTAGTGTCTTGTGGGATTCTCGCGAAATTCTTTTAGCCTTGTTGTCTATCCAGTATGATCAGAAGAGTTTCAGCGCCCGCCTTCAGAAACTATTTATTAAAATGATTCAAAAGGAGTTGCCGGTCGAGCTTTCCGACATCGATATTACGATTATTGGTAGCTTTTACATCGACATGGTTACTTTTATTGTTAAGAATAACGTCAAGTTAACTGATCAGGAACTAGCTAACTTACGAAAAGCCCTGACTCTTCTTATTCAGTAA
- the menB gene encoding 1,4-dihydroxy-2-naphthoyl-CoA synthase, with amino-acid sequence MTTVDWQPVKEYSEIIFERAGKIAKITMNRPKKMNAFTPVTIQEMIDAFTICRDDSTIGVIILTGAGDKAFSSGGDQGVRGNGGYVGPDKIARLNVLDLQHLIRIIPKPVIAMVKGWSVGGGNILQLVCDLTIAADNAKFGQTGPKVGSFDAGYGSGYLARVIGHKRAKEVWFLNHFYSAEEAYQMNWINKVVPLDQVESVTLDWCNEILKKSPTALRFIKAAMNADTDGLAGLQQLGGDATMLFYTTDEGKEGRDAFNEKRQPNFDQFPKFP; translated from the coding sequence ATGACAACAGTTGATTGGCAACCGGTTAAAGAGTACTCAGAGATTATTTTTGAACGCGCAGGAAAGATTGCTAAAATTACGATGAACCGGCCTAAGAAGATGAACGCCTTTACGCCGGTCACAATTCAAGAAATGATTGACGCTTTCACCATTTGCCGGGATGACAGTACAATTGGGGTAATTATTTTGACCGGTGCTGGCGACAAGGCTTTTTCCTCTGGTGGTGACCAAGGTGTTCGGGGTAATGGTGGTTACGTGGGCCCTGACAAAATTGCCCGCTTAAACGTTTTGGACCTCCAGCACCTCATTCGGATTATCCCTAAACCAGTAATCGCAATGGTTAAAGGCTGGTCCGTTGGCGGTGGAAATATCTTGCAGCTTGTCTGTGATCTTACCATTGCGGCAGATAACGCTAAGTTTGGCCAAACAGGTCCTAAAGTCGGTAGCTTTGACGCCGGTTATGGTTCTGGGTATCTTGCCCGGGTAATTGGTCATAAGCGGGCAAAGGAAGTATGGTTCCTGAACCACTTCTACAGCGCCGAAGAGGCCTACCAGATGAACTGGATCAATAAAGTTGTCCCACTAGACCAGGTAGAATCTGTAACCCTGGACTGGTGTAATGAGATTCTCAAGAAGTCACCGACCGCACTGCGTTTTATCAAGGCGGCAATGAATGCCGATACCGATGGGCTTGCCGGTCTGCAACAGCTTGGTGGAGATGCCACAATGCTATTTTACACCACTGATGAGGGTAAAGAGGGCCGGGACGCCTTCAATGAAAAACGGCAGCCAAATTTCGACCAGTTCCCTAAGTTTCCATAG
- a CDS encoding ATP-binding protein: MAERTRQRVPKRIAQTVLHSLKAGVVPRIGLPYITVGRRDEIAALLHDFGVVAEGGASFHFIVGRYGAGKSFLLQAVRNYVMDKNFVVVDGDLSPERRLQGTKGQGLATYRELIQNLATKTRPEGGALTLILDRWIDTVLQEVASETSLDEDDPQFTAAVDEKIDAVIASLSELVHGFDFAKLLNMYYHAYVDDDDETKAKVVKWFRGEYTHKTEAKQELGVSIIIDDSDWYEYLKLFARFFRQAGYAGLVIMIDELVNIYKIPNSISRQYNYEKILTMYNDTLQGKAKYLGILMCGTPQAVEDHRRGVYSYEALRSRLTEGKFAHVGAQDMYAPVIKLEPLTAEEMLVLTEKLADMHARLYGYDRQITEEELAKFIKIEYGRIGADTKITPREVIRDFIELLDIVYQNPKTTVSDLLDSEQFTGMDDDSTDDGGGKQEKNYTEFTI; the protein is encoded by the coding sequence ATGGCAGAACGGACAAGACAACGGGTGCCCAAGCGGATTGCGCAGACAGTCCTACATTCCCTTAAGGCCGGAGTGGTTCCCCGAATTGGCCTCCCTTACATTACAGTCGGGCGGAGGGATGAAATTGCGGCCCTCCTGCATGACTTCGGAGTCGTTGCCGAGGGTGGGGCTTCCTTCCACTTTATTGTCGGTCGCTATGGTGCGGGGAAGAGTTTTCTCCTTCAGGCGGTCCGCAACTACGTGATGGATAAGAACTTCGTGGTCGTGGATGGCGACTTGTCGCCTGAACGACGGCTACAGGGAACCAAGGGTCAGGGCCTGGCAACCTACCGGGAATTAATCCAGAACCTCGCAACCAAGACCCGACCAGAAGGGGGCGCACTGACTTTAATCCTCGATCGCTGGATTGATACTGTCCTTCAGGAAGTGGCCAGTGAGACGAGCTTGGATGAGGATGACCCGCAATTCACCGCGGCCGTTGATGAGAAGATTGATGCGGTAATTGCCTCCCTCAGCGAGCTTGTCCACGGGTTCGACTTTGCCAAGCTCCTGAACATGTACTACCACGCCTATGTTGATGACGATGATGAAACGAAGGCGAAGGTAGTCAAGTGGTTCCGCGGCGAGTACACCCATAAGACCGAGGCCAAGCAAGAACTTGGCGTTAGCATTATCATTGACGACAGTGACTGGTACGAATACCTGAAGCTCTTCGCCCGTTTCTTCCGCCAGGCCGGCTATGCGGGGCTGGTGATCATGATTGATGAGCTGGTCAACATTTACAAGATCCCGAACAGCATCAGTCGCCAGTATAACTACGAAAAGATTTTGACCATGTATAACGACACTCTCCAGGGGAAGGCCAAGTACCTTGGTATCCTGATGTGCGGGACCCCGCAGGCCGTTGAGGACCACCGCCGGGGTGTTTACAGTTACGAGGCGCTGCGTTCACGGCTGACGGAAGGAAAGTTTGCCCACGTCGGTGCCCAGGACATGTACGCACCGGTGATTAAGCTGGAGCCACTGACGGCTGAAGAGATGTTGGTCTTAACTGAAAAGCTGGCCGACATGCACGCCCGTCTTTACGGCTACGACCGGCAGATTACCGAAGAAGAATTGGCCAAGTTTATCAAGATTGAGTATGGGCGGATCGGTGCCGATACCAAGATTACACCCCGGGAGGTCATCCGGGACTTTATCGAACTACTGGACATCGTTTACCAGAACCCTAAGACAACGGTCAGTGACCTTCTTGACTCTGAACAGTTCACCGGCATGGATGATGATTCAACTGACGATGGCGGTGGTAAGCAAGAGAAAAACTACACGGAGTTTACGATTTAG
- a CDS encoding PaaI family thioesterase: MNLLENLGIHPQSVTADQAIITIDVSDRLMQPYGIVHGGINAVLAETAASLAANAWLNRQNREQVAIGVNITTEHLLPVASGEIIVKAQPLKRGRTIQTWFVKEFNGTHLTSTSTVTLANRPKPQI; the protein is encoded by the coding sequence ATGAACTTATTAGAAAACCTTGGAATCCATCCCCAATCTGTCACTGCTGACCAAGCGATAATCACTATTGACGTCAGTGATAGGTTAATGCAGCCATACGGAATCGTCCACGGCGGAATCAACGCCGTCCTTGCCGAAACCGCTGCATCATTAGCCGCAAACGCTTGGCTGAACCGGCAGAATCGTGAACAGGTTGCCATCGGTGTCAATATTACCACAGAGCATTTACTACCGGTAGCATCAGGAGAAATAATTGTTAAGGCCCAGCCATTAAAGCGTGGTCGTACGATTCAAACGTGGTTCGTTAAAGAGTTTAACGGCACCCACCTGACAAGCACGAGTACCGTTACTCTTGCCAACCGGCCAAAGCCACAAATTTAA